GTACGAAGGCGCCCAGCTCCCTTATCATGAACCTGTAACTTCTACCTATGTCTTTCTTGTTCAGGTTGGTGGCGTCAGCTATCTCATCTAGTGTTCTAGGGACACCACATTGTCTGCAACTCATGTAGATGGCTGCCGCAGCCACATTCTGGATGGATCGTCCCCTTACAAGCCTTTTCCTTATGGCTTTCCTATATATTACGGAGGCCGTTTCGAGGATGTTCTTTGGAAGGTTCAGGTATGAAGCTAATTTGCTGAGCTCTGAGAGGGCTATGGCTAGGTTCCTTTCAGCAGCATCCGATACCCTCACCCTGCTCTGCCACTTACGAAGCTTATAAATCTCTATCCTCTGGTTTAAATTTCCACTGTATCCTGGAGGATTTAGATCCCTCCAATCTATCGACGTGGATAACCCCTTGTCATGGATTGTATAGGTTAGAGGCGCCCCTACACGGGTTCTCTTCTCCCTCTGCTCCTCATCGAAGGCCCTCCATTCAGGCCTTGTATCAGCTAACCTATCGACGACCACATAGCCGCAGTCCACACAGACTATCTCGGCTGCGTCATAGTCGCGCATAAGCCTCGTCCCACCGCATTCCGGGCATCTTCTGATCTTATGGTCGTGCCATTCAGGCTGGTCGAAATGATCATCATCTTCAGACAATAATAATCCCCCTGCTCATCTAGGTGCCCTAGGCTTCTTAGCTGCATAGAGGGTTCTCCCTATATATGCTGGGGGATCTCCTATTTTGAGTCTTACAGCCGCATATGGAGATTTGACTGGCCCGAATAGATCCTCCACCGCCCCTACAGGGTCAAGTCCTGAATCAAAGACAGTTTCTCCAAGCATCGGTACTTCGACGTCCGGCTCAAGCCTGATGATGAGCCTATAATTCTTTGATAGGTGAAGGACTCTGCCAAGCCTTCTCAATATACTTGTAAACCTCCTACGCTCCTAATCGAAGTTAGGGGCTTAAAATTCAAATTACATCCCATAATTTAAACTTCTTGTTTTAAACACCGCGAATGATTCAGCGCCCTCATGCTTTCATCCGCCTTTAAGGCTACCGGCCAGGTAAGGGCTCGAGAAGGAGATACTTATAGGCGTCTAATATTTAAAGATTTTTAGGAATGGGTCTTCTCGGCCCTTACGTCATCGAGTTTAGGTCTATAAGAGCATTGGAGCATCCTCTGAAACATCTCGTTATAATATCTCCTCATAGTCCTGAATCTCCTTTTGGCCCTAACGATTTTAGCCTTTCATATCGATTCTACGGGTATGGAGGAGCCCAGAGCTCTAACCGAAACGATGAGCTGTCCCCTCCAAAGTTGGGGGCACGCGCACCTTTATGCGGATGGGAATAGGTGAGGGATGAGCATTCCAAGCTAATGTTTTTATACCTTAGAAAAGGATCTCATATCATGGACAAGGTAAAGTATGGCGTTATAGGGTTAGGATTCTTCGGCGAGGTTCACGCCGAAGTGTTGTCAAGTATGCCTGACGTTGAGTTGGTTGCGGTCTCCACGCGTCGGGTAGATCGTTTAAAGGATGTCGCCGACCGTTTCGGGGTTCCTAAGAGGTACACCGACTACAAAGATCTGCTTAGGGATCCCGAAGTTGAGGCTGTTAGCGTCGTAACACATGTGGACAGCCACAGGGAGGTCGCTGTGGAAGCTTTGAGGAGGGGTAAACATGTTCTCCTTGAGAAGCCCATGGCCGACTCAGTGGAGGGCTGTGATGCCATCCTAGATGAGGTGCGGTCTTCCAGGAGGATATTCATGGTTGGGCATATATGTAGGTTTGATCCAAGGGTTTCGCTGGCTAAGCAGGTGATCGACGAGGGAAGGATAGGAAAGATAGTCTCCATGCATGCCACGAGGAATCTACCTAAAAATTTGACGGCCCAGCCTAGGGTTCTGGGAAGCATTTCACCTCTCATGGGGGATGGAATCCACGATATCGATGTCATGTTGTGGATGAGTAGGGCTAAGGCTGAAACGGTTTACGCCCAGAACGTTCGGGTAAGGGATTTGAAGTATCCTGATATAGGCTGGGCCATGTATAGATTCGATAACGGGGCAGTCGGTGTGATAGAAGTGGTATGGTTCCTGCCTGAGAATACTCCATATGCTATAGATGCTCGCATGGAGATAATTGGAACCGAAGGGGCAATATACATCGATGCGTCAAATCCGGGAATCACTATAAACGATAGGGAGGGCTTGCATAAACCGGATACGATCTATTGGCCAACCGTACATGGTACACGTATAGGTGCATTGCGCACGGAGCTAAGCTACTTCGTGAAGTGCGTAAGGGAGGGGAGGCAACCCGAAGTTATAACTCCGGAGGAGTCCAGGGAAGCCGTGAAAGTCATATGTGCGGCCGAGGAATCGGCTGCAACAGGCGAAGTCATCCATATATAGATAAGCGTTATTTCTATTTTGGTTAGCTTCATTCTCCCACTTGGAGGTTCCATTCGGCTTGGCTGAGAAGGGTCTCCTTCAAGCCAGCTAGGGCCAATCGGTTGCACATGCGCGAACTCGGATAGAATAGGAAATTAGTTAGTGTATATGGCTTTATCTCTCTATTTATTTTAGGGAATTCTTTGAATGGTCGACATCTATGAGCCTTGCCTAGTTATCGGAGGATACAATTTAGGGTGCTGGGTTTAGAGATGAACTGCCTCGAATTATTTAGGTGATTCTCATCTATTATGTTTTGGTGTTGGAGTTGAGGGCCAGGGCGGCGATCTTTTATGGTCCAAGTGATTTGAGAGTGGAGGATTTAGAGGTTCAAGAGCCGGGCTCCTGCGAGGTCTTAGTTAGGGTGAGGGCTTGTGGGTTATGCAGCTCTGATATTCAGAGGGTTTTGAACGGGAGATTAGAGGTGGGTAAGCCTGTTGGAGGGCACGAGATAGCCGGGGAGGTCTTCAAGGTGGGTGAGGGGATCGACTTTATAAGTAACGGGGACAGGGTGGTCGTGGCTCATAGAGTTCCATGCTTTAAATGTCATTACTGTTCTCGTGGGGACGAGGAGCAATGCGAGCTCTATAGGAGGGTTGGAGTCTATCCCGGAGGCTTCTCCGAGTACATTTGGGCTTCTCCCCATAACGTTTTGAAGGGCATATTCAGGATCCCTAGGGCGGTCTCATTTGAGGCCGCCTCGTTTACGGAGCCCGTCGCAGATTGTTTAAAGGCTCTGAGGAGATCCGGGTTAACCTATGGAGACAGCATTCTCATAATCGGGGGAGGGGCCTTGGGCCTCCTCCACCTCCAGGTAGCTAGAGTGCTGGGCGCTGATAAGATTATGCTGAGTGAGCATCACGAGAATAGGATCAAACTAGCCGAGGAGCTGGGGGTCGATATAGCTTTCGATTCAAGGCATCAGGATACGAGGAGGATCGTATTGTCTGAGACTTCGAACAGGGGAGTGGACATAGTAATATTAACAGTCCCAAGCGAGGAGGCGTTCCTCCAGGCCCTTGGGAGCGTTAGAAGGGGCGGGAAGATCCTCTTCTTTGCAGGTTTCCAGCACACTTTCCTCAGAGAACTAAGATTTGATCCATCTATCTTTTCACGCGACGAAGTATGGTTTATAGGGAGCTACTGTTATTCACCGGCGGACTTCAGAGAAGCTTTAGGCCTCATCTCGGATGGGAAGGTTAAGGTTGAAAGGCTCATTACGCATAGGTTCCCTCTACAAAGGATATCCCAAGCCATCGAGGAATCAAGGGACAAGGAGAAATACATAAAGGCTGTAGTAATACCTTAACCTGCGAGAGGGGCCTCTCAAGCTTATGCAGGGAACGCTTACCCCTCATGGGATCCCCCGGGGGGGGTAAAGATTTGAGGGGTTGTAGGTTTTCATAGGCTATTCCCCTCATCCTCGCGGCTTCCACGCTTCTTCGCCGGTTCTGTTGTGGCTTTTTCAACTTTTTAACGCCGTTGAACCATCTCAATCCCAAACGTCGCCATTCCCCCTTAAAATCCATTCAATCTCGCTGAGGAAAACGGGGAATATGGATGAAAGGTTCGCCGGTCTTACCCTCTATACGCTCGTCCGTTTGCGGCCCGCCCCCTGATCCTAAACCTATCGGCCATAGGCTTCAGGTGGGGGCGCTCAGGATAGGCCTGTTCTCCATTGGAGCCTGGAATTTATTGGAAGTATTTATTAAATTTGGATGGGATTCGGGTCGATCCTTAGCTTTACATGTTTACGTAGGATTATAGTCGATGATGGTTTGTTGAAATTTCGGTTAAAATATTCTATCTTTCGGGAAGACCTCTATGCCCTTATCTGTTATCTTGTAGGGTCTTAGCTGCAAGTCGTGTTTTATGCCCCTCATCTTCTCTATTTGAATAGCTTTTATTAAAATTCCTTCATGGATTATTGTATGTAAAACTATCACGCCCTGAGCTAAAAATTCTTCGGGCTGAAACCCCCTGTCCAATTGAGATGCTCTAAGCTCCGACGTTATTATCGACGTGCACCCTATCTCAGAGAGAGAATCGAAGAAGTTTAGTACAGCACCCCTCCTCTCCGTGAGATCACTATACCTCAACGTTAATGCAGTTATCGGATCAACAGCCATCCTCTGAATTCCCTCCTCGGAGACAAGCTCCGTTGCCGTCTCGATAATGTTCTCTAAAGTCACCGTTGGGAGGCGGAACTCGAATCCCTTATAGCCCGAAGAAATGCCCCTATCAATTTCAACCTTCTTGAGGGGTGTTGCATCTATAAAGAAGAGTTTCCCATCCCTTTCAAGACCTTCAAGATTCCAGCCCAGCGACGACATCTCCTCCTTAACTTCTTCAGGTTTTTCATCTAGGGACACGTAGAGGCCTGGTTCACCTTCTTCAGCTCCAGCCATCAAGAACTGGATGGCAAAAATAGTCTTTCCAGATCCAGGCCCCCCAACTAGAAGGATACATTTACCCCTGGGAAAACCGCCGCCGAGAAGCTCATCTAATCCTTTAATGCCGGTTTTCACCCTTTCCATGAGTAACCCTCAATACCAGCCATATCATATCATCCCTAATCCTATAATTTAACTATTTCCAAATACTAGGTAGGAGTAGAAGAGATTTTAAATCATCATCAGCTTTAAGGATGCCTGACATCAAAAAATTTGAAATCGTGGAGAGGGTGACTTAGGCTTGGCTGAGATGGAGAACAATAAATCTCAAGGGACGTTGTACAACGATCTAATAAGGAAATGCAGAGAGGCATATGATGGGGAGATCGTAGCCGCCTGCCTTCACGGATCAAGAGCTGGAGGATACCACAGGGAAAACAGCGACTTCGACGTCCTAATGATCTTAGAGGAATATCCTGAAGGGATCCGCTATAACTATTTGCCCTTCCTTAACGTCCATATCTCGTTACTTCTAGTGGATGAGGAGCTCTTCAAGCTCGACGTCTCTACCGGGGGATTAGGAGAATTCGTTGCAGGCAGGATCCTCACCCCATACGTCCCATTGTTGAATAGGATGTACTTGGAAGAGAGCGAGTTAACCCTTAAAAAAAGGGTGTGCATTGAGGAGTTAGAAGAAATAATAATAGAGTACGGTGAACTCTCTAGGGGAATAATCTTTAGGCCGGAGTTTATAGCTCTCTCAAGGATGAGGAAAAGGGCCAGAGCCTATCCCCCTCTTGGCTATAGCTACTTAAAATTATTGTCATCTAAGAGGAGGGATGAGAACCTAAAAACGATTGTAGACGGCTACATGAGAGCCCTAAATATTTTGGAACGTGAGGGAGTAGTTAAAGGTTTAGATGGGCTTTACGAGATTAGAGATTCATTCATCGACGGGGTCTTGAAGAGGAAGTCTACAGGGAAGATTATAAATATACTGGAATTCAGCCGCAGGGCCATCCAATCATATCTCGCCCAGGGAAGAGCTGGCAGGGTCAGCCTGGAGTTAATAGCTAAAGAATTGACTACGAAGCTTGTAAGAGGATTAGCCGCGCCGATTTGGAGCGAACCTTTCGATCCTACGAGTTACCTTTATTTAAAGGCGGGGGAAGGGGCTGTAGCCCTCAAGGATGAAACCTCCGTCATGGAATTGATTATGAGGATAAGGCCGAACGGGGAGGTGAAAGTTAAACGGCTTGGCAGCGCCATTAACGAGGTTTTCCTCGGGGAAGCTGGCGGGGAACGCTTCGTGATTAAAAAATTCTCTGACTGGTTCGTATTCAAATGGTTCACACTAAATATTGTCGCGTTCGGATCAAAGATCTTCTCGGTTTCCGGGAGGGAACGCCTATCCAACGAGTACGGGGTCACGAACCTCCTGGAAGAGGAGGGCTTGCCGGTTCCTAAGATAATCCACGTAAGCCTCCCAAAGAGAATATTGGTCAAAGAATATATCCGGGGAAGGACATACCTTGACATGGTGAAGCAATATATAAACCTAAACTTGAC
This region of Candidatus Bathyarchaeota archaeon genomic DNA includes:
- a CDS encoding transcription initiation factor IIB, whose protein sequence is MSEDDDHFDQPEWHDHKIRRCPECGGTRLMRDYDAAEIVCVDCGYVVVDRLADTRPEWRAFDEEQREKRTRVGAPLTYTIHDKGLSTSIDWRDLNPPGYSGNLNQRIEIYKLRKWQSRVRVSDAAERNLAIALSELSKLASYLNLPKNILETASVIYRKAIRKRLVRGRSIQNVAAAAIYMSCRQCGVPRTLDEIADATNLNKKDIGRSYRFMIRELGAFVPPSVSNQYAARFSNRLVVSGKAEAIAIKILKLAKDLKLTSGRGPTGIAAAATYIAAVLTNERKTQREIAEVANVTEVTIRNRYKELLDSLLIEVIL
- a CDS encoding H/ACA RNA-protein complex protein Gar1 codes for the protein MRRLGRVLHLSKNYRLIIRLEPDVEVPMLGETVFDSGLDPVGAVEDLFGPVKSPYAAVRLKIGDPPAYIGRTLYAAKKPRAPR
- a CDS encoding Gfo/Idh/MocA family oxidoreductase, which produces MDKVKYGVIGLGFFGEVHAEVLSSMPDVELVAVSTRRVDRLKDVADRFGVPKRYTDYKDLLRDPEVEAVSVVTHVDSHREVAVEALRRGKHVLLEKPMADSVEGCDAILDEVRSSRRIFMVGHICRFDPRVSLAKQVIDEGRIGKIVSMHATRNLPKNLTAQPRVLGSISPLMGDGIHDIDVMLWMSRAKAETVYAQNVRVRDLKYPDIGWAMYRFDNGAVGVIEVVWFLPENTPYAIDARMEIIGTEGAIYIDASNPGITINDREGLHKPDTIYWPTVHGTRIGALRTELSYFVKCVREGRQPEVITPEESREAVKVICAAEESAATGEVIHI
- a CDS encoding alcohol dehydrogenase catalytic domain-containing protein, whose protein sequence is MELRARAAIFYGPSDLRVEDLEVQEPGSCEVLVRVRACGLCSSDIQRVLNGRLEVGKPVGGHEIAGEVFKVGEGIDFISNGDRVVVAHRVPCFKCHYCSRGDEEQCELYRRVGVYPGGFSEYIWASPHNVLKGIFRIPRAVSFEAASFTEPVADCLKALRRSGLTYGDSILIIGGGALGLLHLQVARVLGADKIMLSEHHENRIKLAEELGVDIAFDSRHQDTRRIVLSETSNRGVDIVILTVPSEEAFLQALGSVRRGGKILFFAGFQHTFLRELRFDPSIFSRDEVWFIGSYCYSPADFREALGLISDGKVKVERLITHRFPLQRISQAIEESRDKEKYIKAVVIP
- a CDS encoding AAA family ATPase codes for the protein MERVKTGIKGLDELLGGGFPRGKCILLVGGPGSGKTIFAIQFLMAGAEEGEPGLYVSLDEKPEEVKEEMSSLGWNLEGLERDGKLFFIDATPLKKVEIDRGISSGYKGFEFRLPTVTLENIIETATELVSEEGIQRMAVDPITALTLRYSDLTERRGAVLNFFDSLSEIGCTSIITSELRASQLDRGFQPEEFLAQGVIVLHTIIHEGILIKAIQIEKMRGIKHDLQLRPYKITDKGIEVFPKDRIF
- a CDS encoding nucleotidyltransferase domain-containing protein, whose amino-acid sequence is MAEMENNKSQGTLYNDLIRKCREAYDGEIVAACLHGSRAGGYHRENSDFDVLMILEEYPEGIRYNYLPFLNVHISLLLVDEELFKLDVSTGGLGEFVAGRILTPYVPLLNRMYLEESELTLKKRVCIEELEEIIIEYGELSRGIIFRPEFIALSRMRKRARAYPPLGYSYLKLLSSKRRDENLKTIVDGYMRALNILEREGVVKGLDGLYEIRDSFIDGVLKRKSTGKIINILEFSRRAIQSYLAQGRAGRVSLELIAKELTTKLVRGLAAPIWSEPFDPTSYLYLKAGEGAVALKDETSVMELIMRIRPNGEVKVKRLGSAINEVFLGEAGGERFVIKKFSDWFVFKWFTLNIVAFGSKIFSVSGRERLSNEYGVTNLLEEEGLPVPKIIHVSLPKRILVKEYIRGRTYLDMVKQYINLNLTDMDYDSGPFHVLGETMARVHSIGVALGDTKPENFIYSMDKTAYILDLEQARRDEDFAWDIAEFLYYSGHYGLTLNDGIKSIVEEFLNGYMSGGGEYTTLKRAASLPYLKVFSFWTPLPILIYLSNRLKKVDSRKT